The window CGTTCGACGGCAACACCCACCTGGTGTGCTCGCCGCTCTACCACACGGCCGTCCTGCAGTTCGCGGCCGCGTCCCTGCACATCGGCCACCGGCTGGTGGTGATGGACAAGTGGACGCCCGAGGAGATGCTGCGCCTGATCGAGACGCACCGGTGCACGCACACGCACATGGTCCCCACCCAGTTCCAGCGGCTGCTCGCGCTGCCGGAGCACGTCCGGGACCGCTACGACGTCTCGTCGATGCGCCACGCCGTGCACGGCGCCGCGCCCTGCCCCGAGCACGTCAAGCGGGCGATGATCGACTGGTGGGGCGGCTGCATCGAGGAGTACTACGCGGCCAGCGAGGGCGGCGGCGCCTTCGCCACCGCCGAGGACTGGCTGAAGAAGCCCGGCACCGTCGGCAAGGCGTGGCCCATCAGCGAGCTCGCCGTCTTCGACGACGACGGCAACCGCCTTCCGGCCGGCCGTCTCGGCACGGTCTACATGAAGATGACCACGGGCGGCTTCACGTACCACAAGGACGCCGGCAAGACCCGCGACAGCCGCATCGGCGACTTCTTCACCGTCGGCGACCTCGGCTGCCTCGACGAGGACGGCTACCTCTTCCTGCGTGACCGCAAGATCGACATGATCATCTCGGGGGGCGTCAACATCTACCCCGCGGAGATCGAGTCCGCGCTGCTCGCCCACCCGGCCGTCGCCGACGCCGCCGTCTTCGGAGTGCCGCACGACGACTGGGGCGAGGAGGTGCGCGCGGTCGTCGAACCGGCAGAGGGGTACGCGCCGGGCGCCCCGCTGGCGGCGGACATCCTCGCGCACTGCGCCGGGACGCTGGCGGGCTACAAGCGGCCCAGGTCCGTCGAGTTCATCGCCGTCATGCCCCGCGACCCCAACGGCAAGCTCTACAAGCGCCGCCTGCGGGATCCCTACTGGAAGGGCCGGGGTCGCTCGGTGTGAGCGGCGCCCGGCCCCGGTCCGCAGGGGCGGGCCGTCAGCGTTCGCCCACGCGCACCACCCGCAGCTGTGGCGAGGACAGGATGTCCTTCTCGCAGAAGCGGGCCGTGACCATGCGGCCGGCCGAGAACAGCCGGGTCTGGTCCGCGTAGTGCGGTGAGGTGGGGTCGGAGGACTGCCCGTACGTCAGCAGGGTGCGGGCCGCCGGGCAGGGGCCGCCGTCGAAGCCGACGGCCTGGATGTAGCTGGAGCCGTGCCGCACCTCGGAGTAGCCGCCGCGGGCGGAGTCCCACGGCGCCGACTCGATCATGTTCCAGATGCCCAGCGAATCGGCGCCGCCCGCGACGGGGATGCGCTTGCCGTTGCGCTCGACGAACTGGTGCTCGCCCAGGGGCGCGTCCAGGGCGATGCCCGCCCCGCGCAGCTCGGCGACCGCGTCGGCGAGGGCCCGGCCGACCGCCGGGGACGCCGTGTTCAGCGTGTTCGGCGTCGTCACGGGGGAGGCGGGGGAGAAGGGCACGCGCCACAGCTCGGCCTGCGGAGCGGAGCGCACGAGCCTGCGCCAGAAGCGGTCGAAGAGGACCGCGCCCTTGCTGTCCGTACGCACCGTCCGGTCCCAGCGGGCCAGCACTCCGCAGGCCGCGGGGACGTCGACGGGCTTGCCGTCGCTGCCCGTCGCCCGGCCGTCCGGCAGCGCGGCGCAGGCCTTCGCCGCGTCGGCCGCGGCCAGGTCGCCCGCGGGGGCACGGTTCGCGAACTGCTGCCGCTCCAGGTCCGCCACGGTCAGCCCGCCGCGCTTCGCCATGGCGGAGACGTCCTCGATCGCGCCGCGCGTGCGCAGCGAGCGTGCGGTGGAGACGTCGCCGAAGATCCTCGGGTAGCCGGTGAGCGGGCGGTCCGCATTGGCCAGCCAGGGGCTGTCGTTGGAGTTCTCGGCGTACGGGGCGTCGACCAGAGCCGGCATCGCGGAGGGGCCGAAGATGCCCGGCTGGACGGCGTCGGCGTCGCGCCCCAGCGCGCAGTCGCCGCGGGAGCCGTCCAGGACGGCCAGGCCCGCGGCCGGGAACGTCTGCCGGCCGAGGGCGGTGGAGCAGCGCCCGGCGAGCTCGTCGGTGACCCGGGGCAGGACCTGCGCCTGGGTGTAGAGGCTGTGGCCCCCGGAGTCCGCGGCGATCGTGTTCACCCACGGCAGGCCCTGCGTGCGGCGCAGGGCGTCCTGGACGCCGCGCACGCTGCGGGACTTGGCCAGGGCGAGCGAGGCGTCGGTGAAGCGCAGGCTCTCGGCGTTGGGGTCGGTCAGGGCGTAGGCCTTGCCGTCGGCCCAGGGCAGGGGGAGGTCGTCGATCGAGGTGACCACCGGCCCGTAGCGGGTCCACCACTGGCTGCGGGTGACCCGTGAGGTGCTGCCGTCCTTGCCGCGGACCGGCACGGTGACCGTGCGCTCGGTCATCCGCTCGGGCTTGCCGTCCACGAGGTAGGCGTGGGCGTCACCGGGGACGGTCTTCAGCTCGTA is drawn from Streptomyces roseifaciens and contains these coding sequences:
- a CDS encoding acyl-CoA synthetase → MPPQPPNGFWAQAAADPDRVVLVDPAGGTWTAGRLHGAANRLVHGLRAAGLRTGDAFAVVLPNGAELLTAHLAATQAGLYLVPVNHHLVGPEIAWIVADSGAKVLIAHERFAATATAAADEAALPAARRHAVGDIAGFRPYSALLDHRPDTPPADRTLGWVMNYTSGTTGRPRGIRRPLTGKPPEEGHLGGFLGIFGIRPFDGNTHLVCSPLYHTAVLQFAAASLHIGHRLVVMDKWTPEEMLRLIETHRCTHTHMVPTQFQRLLALPEHVRDRYDVSSMRHAVHGAAPCPEHVKRAMIDWWGGCIEEYYAASEGGGAFATAEDWLKKPGTVGKAWPISELAVFDDDGNRLPAGRLGTVYMKMTTGGFTYHKDAGKTRDSRIGDFFTVGDLGCLDEDGYLFLRDRKIDMIISGGVNIYPAEIESALLAHPAVADAAVFGVPHDDWGEEVRAVVEPAEGYAPGAPLAADILAHCAGTLAGYKRPRSVEFIAVMPRDPNGKLYKRRLRDPYWKGRGRSV
- a CDS encoding penicillin acylase family protein, with amino-acid sequence MRALAGLGLAVLSCAAVLPGEAAAADAPAGGEQAKGGGLSAVVRYTEYGVPHIVAKDYANLGFGTGWAQAADQVCILADGFVTLRGERSARFGPDAKPDGSLSSATTNLSSDLFFRGLNEAKTVDRILDSPAPAGPTRQAKELMRGWAAGYNAWLAQNRITDPACRGAGWVTPVTTLDVARRGHAITVLGGQGMAADGIAGAAQPGAAPRTAKAAADPAEAARKLLDEQRKSTGMGSNAVAFAGSTAANGRGLLLGNPHYPWQGGRRFWQSQQTIPGELNVSGGSLLGMPVVEIGFNERIAWSHTVATGVPTNLYELKTVPGDAHAYLVDGKPERMTERTVTVPVRGKDGSTSRVTRSQWWTRYGPVVTSIDDLPLPWADGKAYALTDPNAESLRFTDASLALAKSRSVRGVQDALRRTQGLPWVNTIAADSGGHSLYTQAQVLPRVTDELAGRCSTALGRQTFPAAGLAVLDGSRGDCALGRDADAVQPGIFGPSAMPALVDAPYAENSNDSPWLANADRPLTGYPRIFGDVSTARSLRTRGAIEDVSAMAKRGGLTVADLERQQFANRAPAGDLAAADAAKACAALPDGRATGSDGKPVDVPAACGVLARWDRTVRTDSKGAVLFDRFWRRLVRSAPQAELWRVPFSPASPVTTPNTLNTASPAVGRALADAVAELRGAGIALDAPLGEHQFVERNGKRIPVAGGADSLGIWNMIESAPWDSARGGYSEVRHGSSYIQAVGFDGGPCPAARTLLTYGQSSDPTSPHYADQTRLFSAGRMVTARFCEKDILSSPQLRVVRVGER